Genomic DNA from Bemisia tabaci chromosome 2, PGI_BMITA_v3:
aaactcATTCCCTCAGGCAGAGAATCAAAGCATTAACTATCAGTAATATGTTCATCGGAAAAGGAGAGCAAACATTTAGAGACAAAGATCTTACATCCTTAATTTATTGCTGTTAAAATCTCACAAACATGAGGAATGAAAAACAGTAAGTAAAGGTTATGTCGGATTCAATTATATGGAAATTCGGTGGCAATGCAATAAATTACTATGTAAAATAAGTTTCAGGTTTCAAGAGAATGCAATCTGTTGCAGAACAATCAAAATATTGGAAACATCAATGCCTAGTTGACTGATTGCTCTGAGTAGTTAGTTCAGTCAGCAGGTTAAATTCTTGTCTTGAGTGTCATTGCGGCTGCTGAAAAGAGGGCAACCAAATCAGTACACTTTAATagcattttatcattttctaatttaaaaCTCTACAGAGatcctctttttcctttttcgtaTTTACAGAAAAACAAGATGAAACAGAGAAAAACTCAGGAAACTCAATTTCAGCTCCTCTGCTTCCAAGTAAGAAAAGGATTCCACACATTGCATctaaagaagagaaagaagttGAAAACTTGTCAGAAAAGCAGAGGTTGGTAGAACAGGGTGAATCAAGCTGTGAAAATGTGGGGTCCAGCTGTGCCGAAAATACATCAAAACATGGAGTAAAAACTACCAAACTAAAAGCTTCTTGTGAAAAAAGTGGCCGTGATAGAAGGTGTAGTACTGCTAAACAGTCAGCCATGTCTCGGAGTCATTCAGTCGGCACAGTTCATAAGTCTGGTCTGGATGGGAAGGAAAAAGCTCTTACTCCAGAAACGAAAAGGCTGAAACCAGCTAGATTAAATTTAACTCCAGGGCAGCTCCCAAATATTTTAGCTGCTAATGATCATCAAACTGCAACTGTTCATCCAATAGTCTCCCCTAAACATTCAAAGAAAAGGTCACAGACAGTAATCAAAGCCCACAGTAGTGGCAAGTCAAAATTTATTGCTCAGATAAGGAGAAGTAAGTCAATGAAGGCCATCAGAAGTGACGAGTGGAATGTATTGACTTCTTTGTCATCTGACAAGAAGCATACAGAACCCAATACCTGTGATATTATTTGTAGCAGGGAATGTATGGCATCTAGTAGTACAGCCAATGTCCTCAGAGAAAAAAGTCTGAGCTTAGAATCCATTGTTAACAAAGGAGATGAGGCACCAAGAACTATTGGTCAAGTCCATGAACAAACCAGTAGAATAGATTTACTCTTAGACgaacaaacaagaaaattccTTCAAGATTGTAGACAGTATCTTTTCGGcggaaaaagctcaaaaattggtGAGACAGCAGTAGTCTCTCGAGTGAAGGAGAGACGCAATAGTTTTTGTCAAGCTGTCATTAAAGGTCTCAATGAAAATACTAAATTGAGTGAATGTGAAACAGATATCCTGAATGTGCCAAAGAAGCCTTCTTTAGTCAGAAGTTACACTGCATTGGACATGAGAGCAAATGGGAGTAATTTAGTAAAATATTCGCCTATAATCTCTAAGGTATTTTCCCCCTCAAAAACAGGTTCTAGCCACAAACATAGTCACCCTCATAGCTCATTGtcaaatgaacatttttcctctaaCAGCGCCAGTAACTCAGCCTCACTGGAACCAGGTATTCCTGGAAATTCCCCTCTGTATCAAAACATGCCagttttaacttcaaataagACTCCTTCACATTCCAGTCCAGCCGTGAGTCCACAACAAAACGACGTGTATTCTAACATGAGCTGTAAATCAAACCTATTACTCAAATCAGGTGAGGGAAGTGTGCTGAAACATGAGAAGCAACTGTCTCAGTCAGCTGTCACAAGAAGAAATTCATCTGAATCAATTTCTACAAATTTGCTGCAAGATACCAATTCGTTCTTTTCATTTCCACcatcaaaactgaaaatatccCAAGAAGAGATCTCAGAGTCTCAAGATGCTTTAAAGAAGTCGCCCAAGAAAGGGAAAACCATGCGCCAAGCATTTGTCAGCAACACGTTTCCTCTTCAAGCATCAAAATCAACTTCGTCTGGCTATTCAAGCAGCTCATCAATGGAGAGGACTGTTAGGCAACCGCGAATAAATCCTGATTTTAGAAAAAGTGATCCAGTCATTCAAAACTATTTAGATTCCGGCTCAAACAAAAGACTGTCACAAGGCAATATACCAATGAAAGAAACCGACTGTACTGCCAAACCGTATCTCATTCCATCAATCGGACCCAGGTTGAGAACATCCCCAAAGATGCTGCCTAATCCCACCATATTGAAAAACAGACCTCTGTTTCCGCCCTCTTACCAAACTGCTTGTGCCAGTAGTGTTGTTAGTAACACAAATCTTTCAGAACTGCAAAGCTGTGATGCTCTCAGAAACCGTCCAAACCCAATCAAAGCCAGTATCTGTAGTGTCCTTACAAGCCCTCATCATCTTGGTAGCAGCACGCCTCCAAACAGTTGTGAAATTCTAAGTCCTGTTAGGCAACCCAGTGTATCAAATGCCCGTGCCCTACCTCCTGATCATAGATACAGCAATGTATTCACCTCTTCCCAATCAATGAATCATTCACCTCAAAATATACCCATCGTTGAGCCTCAGAAGCCATATTTAGCACCAAGTACAAAACAGTCTGGATGCGGATACAATCCAATATCAGGACCAGCTGATAAGACTGCCAAATCAAGCAGGAGTAAGCCTCAACATTTGATCGCAAACCTAAAGAAGTTTCCCGATCCAACAGGTGAGtaaaaatttagcttcttatctgCAAGGTCCTACTTTCTTTGGTTCAGTGTACACAAAAGGTTCTGTCAACTCACTAAACTATTTTGaggtaaaattgcattaaaatccCATTGATCTCGCCATGTTAGCGCCCCCCTCTGCTTTTTGAGAACAGACGGGGAGCTGGAAAGTAGAGTGATGATGTTAAATTAGGGGGGCAGGAGAGCTTCCATGTACCAAATATTAGAGTATCCTTAGAGAGAGAATATGAACAGACATGAATCTCTGAAAATCCATCAGATGCCCTTGCCAATCCCTCCTCAATGAAAGTTAGGGCCCCAACGAGCAGCTAACCTATGATTTCAACTTACTCGTTGTTATTACTCGTAAATTCACAATTTACCTCATACGAAATAAATCTCCTGGTTCTAAGTTAGGTATATGCCGGTTTCCTTGATagcatattttgcaattttgtaaaaaaagtagTATAGTTGCAAATATTTAGTGtattgaagaaaatgtttttgacagtCATTTTTTTAGCTTTCCCTTATGtctttttctacatttttatgAACCCCCTATAACTTCACTgcgaagggggggaggggctttaTCTGTATTACaaagggtgtcccaaaagtaagTAGACTGATGCTGCCATTTCAAACTAAGCTACCTAGCaacttgatcttggtctcatttgaaagatcTAATCCTCTTCTATTGATGGAGACCAAGATCAActtatttgaataaaaattcaacaagtTATGACACTGTATGTAAGGGGTGTATGCGCGCCGCCTACgggtttttaacaaaaatttattCTTACCGAAATTAGTCTTCACTTCCGCTATCGTCAGACTCCACCAGATTATCAGATTGCTTCTCAAAGTATTTTCCATTGTTGTTTATACACTTGTGTATCCTTTCCTCCCATTTCACGAGCATAGTCTGCTCAAATTCTTCCtggggaaattttttgaaggttTTTTGGACAGCCGTCTTGATTTCTTCCTTGGTCCTGAATCTTTAACGGCGATGCTCCTTCTTAAGAGTAGGTAACAACCAGAAATTGCATGGAGCAAGATCTGGGCTGTATAGCGAATGTCTTAGAAGTCTAATAGGTACCTTTGCTTTCCAAAAATTCACgggtaaaattcaaaaaatcatcaaagCAAACCGCTCGCGCGCAGTGCAAAACTGTTGCATGCCGGCGAAAACACTCGATATGCGTTACGAATAACGTCCGTCTTATCTCGTTACCATGACGACGGTTCAAGTCTAAACACGACCATACCCTGTTGCTATGTTGCTTCTGGTATTAGCAAGCAGTTTACAGTGAAGGAAATGCATTCGCTATGTGGAAGAGACAAAAGGAAACAGAAAATAAAcactttttatgaaaaacttGTAGGCGGCGCATGTACACCCCTTACATACAGTGTCATAacttgttgaatttttattcaaatgagTTGATCTTGGTCTCAATTAATAGAGTAGGATTAgatctttcaaatgagaccaagatcaagttGCTAGGTAGCTTAGTTTTGAAATGGCAGCATCAGTCTActtacttttgggacaccctttGTATTGTGACCGTttgcttccttttgattttttgagtttcacatttttttttacaaatgttcTGACTTATTCCTGCTTTCTTAATAGCAGAAATGATAACGTTTCAAGTGAAggatttgtttctttttcttatttggTAGAGTACCTTTAAAGGGAGAGTATGGGCAGATTGTTTCATAAAGGCATTTGGGCTCTTAAGGGCAGCCAACTTTCGAACACTTAAGATCCAAAACAGACATTCAGACATTTCACATCCAGAtcagaaactttgaaaatgacTATCAGCATTTACCTTCTAAGTTTTCAGGCAACAGATGACAATATATCTTTCTTGATATCATTCAAACGTGTTCAAATACTGTGATAAATACTGGAATGCGTCCCGTGTTAGAGAGGAGGAATCATCCTTGTAGGGTCGGTGAATGTCAATACTTCcacattaaaatttgaagaaaggtCTTAACCATGATAATTAGAAGCACCAGTCTTTTAGTACCTGctttttaatttgaaaggaaGTAAGAAACAAGCCACCCTATCGTTTGTTTCCACGTGATTGGTTTATTTTGCAGGGGTTCGAATGAGGCATGGCTCAAGAGATGACTTGGCTCTGTGTGGTGCAGCTTCCAGTTCCTTCAACAACAGAGTTAAACGAAATGCAAGTGTTGTAATATCTCGGGGTAGCTTGGTTGAAACCAGCCTCCACCCCCAATCCTCTACAAACTGGAACGCATTTAAAGGTAGGTGCTCAACTTTGCTTAATGTCAGaagaattgagaaatttttccattgaaacaGGTATTGATTACAAAATCTGTCGCGATTTTTTACGTAATCGATGCAATATGATGCATGCTAGTGTGGCCATGCCAGAAACTGGGATAAATCaccttaatttcaatttttccacttCACTTCATCTAACTttatcaaaatttgtaaaaatgttgcatcaGAGTGGTTCAGACCAGCTGTTGTTTTTAAATAAGTCCAAAATATAAGTAGGAGCACTCAAGGAACcgttaattttagattttaggTATACATGCAGATATACATACTTTGAGGTGTAATTCTGTGAAAAGAAAAGTTTAGTTTTTGCCCTGCCTTTGAGTGACATCATTTAGTGCTAAAATGTATTTTAAgccaaaatttgacaacatgaCTCTTCTTGATAGTCTCAGAAAGAAGCAAAGGTCATGGGGCATTTTCTCCTTTAATTCAAGTATCTTGACAAGtcaattctgaaattttgacaaatatcAATGCATTTCTTGcagaaatatgaatttttttggtagGTGACTAGGTAAATTGGAGAccaaaacagcaaaaattgaaatattttccatCTTTGAAAGATTTAAGACCAAAAAATTTGCATAGGCTCATAACTTTAAAGTACTTTTCaccaaaaacaatttcaaggaaatccgaGCCGGTGGTTTACATCACTGGACCACTTGGAAAATAATGAGCCTTTCAGTAGAGTGTCACAATGTGCCACGTCCAAAGACGAAGTGAAAGAAAAGAAGTTGAAGATGGTGAAGTGAAGTAAcatcgaaaaaaatttaaaagagatcCATCTCTAGGACAGGACCCAAGGCAGCTAGGCAAACCAACACACAGACCTAGAACTCCCTTATtgaggaggagaaaaatgaagaagaactGAGGTAAAGTGTACTGAAAGAAAAGGTGAGAACTGTTCTGGCATAACTCGAGGAATGGAACATCTCGAAGAAAGTACCGCACCATCGAAAGCCATCCTGGCCCAAGTAATGAGAGGATATTGCGGGGAAAACTTCCTGGAAACTAGCCAGAAAAGATATGCCAGCAAAGCAATAGAAGGCCAAAAAActccaaatattttttcctttaagtatcaaattttgaatgaatttacTTGATTGTCATATACTGCATGAATTTGTATCCCATTCTCTATTAtgccgcacattggttccagggCCCGATCTAGGTCatctaggtggcattaattaGAATATCACTGATGATGACATGTTATATATGTTACTAGGGGTTCTTTGGGTCGCCAATTACGAATTTGAAGTCAATTTGACTGTATCATTTAGCATAGGGTGGTAAATTTGCATTTAGcttgaaaattcatactttatactacattaataatattttaacatGGCTTAATTCCTGGACtgatatatttttcaaccttttttgatttatcatcaaaaactATCGATGAATTTACGAGAATTTGTCCtctaattacaaatttttttatgggggggggggggcaatgttGTATAATTTTGTGAACCAGGAATTGGTATTATCTGGTAAAATATACCTCCTAAATGTTGTGGTTTCcctgaggaaaataaattccaGTACCAAAGAAAACTGCTTATCCCACTATTCGAGTTGTTCATACAGTGTTGACAAATCAGCGTAAGAAGAACTTTATTTGAACCTCAATGCTCGCTGATTTCTTGATTCGCCGCGCTTTAAAaccaacagaaattttgaagctttgtAATTTAATGGTACAATTATGCTATCAGAATTATTATGTTATCAGAATAACTATGAATTAAGATTCGATCTTCGTCTAcaattcaaaaaatacatttaaattcattatacgcggcaatttaaacatacgtaacataaatattttacttgaacaAGAAGTATATTCACTCAATGAAGGAAAgcagaaaccaaaattaataacaaagtattttgaaagaaaaatgattactGTCTGTAagagcaggaaaatattcatcggtataatattttattgcgCATCAAAAAGAGTGAGGTGTCacacttgcttttttttcttttttaaacaaagttgTGAGCTTGCGATGATTTCAGAGCCTTAAAAACCTGAGAGAATAAAAACACGAAGAAATCATGAACCAAGAAAGAAATAAGCATTTGTTGTTAAGTTAGAGGACATTTACTCATACAATCACGGAATAATGCGCGAGGAGTGCAGTAAGCTCCTTTTCTGTGGAACAGTGCTATGTCTATGGGCCTCTCTAAAGGTACAGACAATGTGAAAAACAATTATCTAAACGATTGAGAGGATTTAAGAACCCACGTGTTCTGTATTTTGAgccataatggaccactagacaaggtacgaatttcagcattctgatacatgtttcgttactaaaatttcacgtagaacacgatgcgcacatagaaaattaccgaaattaactccttacgaagatatttgatgattcttgatgcgtgaattcaaaccacccgctcattaaaactcaattttctacgtgattcacatcgcgctctaaacgttatcatgacagtctctgcgatgtaaacatctggcaacctcagtcttgacgctttggctcagctgtagcaaattgcttatagtttgaacaacacatggtggaaaatgaacattgctcgattgagaggcttgcagaaaccgttgtagtgcgcgatttgactcgcgtagagctttgagtttcttgtgagcgggcagttcaaattcgttgtaaccaatgtgaaataaaaacgttaatatcttcgttaggagttggtttcagtaatttccgttgtaagaatcgtgttctacgtgaaattctggttaagaaacatgtatcagattgcttaaattcgtaccttgtctagtggtccattgtaaaatttccagtcaaaaaacGGGAACTGTCTTTagtctatgggcttctctacaggtatagacaaggtgaaaaataatcatccCAATGATTGTGAGGATTTGAGAACTCACGtgatgtgcaaaaaatgcagTCCTCAAAGATCTGGAGTCTGCAGTAGTGCAGTAAGCCTCCTCAGTgtgtcaattttcttcatttctcgaaggccggttttggaaattcaaagtgtgCTAACCtccagggacgcaagtatgcgcagGGTTTTTTTGCTCCGAAATCAAGTGTAGGGTCAGCACTAACTACTACAGTCGGTCTGCAC
This window encodes:
- the LOC109037896 gene encoding uncharacterized protein isoform X1, with amino-acid sequence MRENQERPPLRNILLNFLNHIENLEKPNDSEDSYESEFQELKLFSESLKHEEEYSCSEGEKSVNKKKNRYKDILPFNITRVILSEYAGIPGSDYINANYIKGASGSMAYIASQGPLPNTVNDFWRMVVQCEVQVIIMACNEEESGKQHKCENYWVENDSEEKQYGMVTIKLLKASTICHDFSVRTMKLTYTNPQSQHEERTVCQFHYCAWPDHGVPPLVKPLLDMVRLVRDTQASETLPVLIHCSAGCGRTGTICAIDYVWGLLRAGKLTQDFSLFSLVRNMRKQRIAMVQTKEQYVLVHQAVRELFREQLKTIDSHPYENIDCNGMPLFKDLDPIYDFVSAPQEEKAEVNEKQDETEKNSGNSISAPLLPSKKRIPHIASKEEKEVENLSEKQRLVEQGESSCENVGSSCAENTSKHGVKTTKLKASCEKSGRDRRCSTAKQSAMSRSHSVGTVHKSGLDGKEKALTPETKRLKPARLNLTPGQLPNILAANDHQTATVHPIVSPKHSKKRSQTVIKAHSSGKSKFIAQIRRSKSMKAIRSDEWNVLTSLSSDKKHTEPNTCDIICSRECMASSSTANVLREKSLSLESIVNKGDEAPRTIGQVHEQTSRIDLLLDEQTRKFLQDCRQYLFGGKSSKIGETAVVSRVKERRNSFCQAVIKGLNENTKLSECETDILNVPKKPSLVRSYTALDMRANGSNLVKYSPIISKVFSPSKTGSSHKHSHPHSSLSNEHFSSNSASNSASLEPGIPGNSPLYQNMPVLTSNKTPSHSSPAVSPQQNDVYSNMSCKSNLLLKSGEGSVLKHEKQLSQSAVTRRNSSESISTNLLQDTNSFFSFPPSKLKISQEEISESQDALKKSPKKGKTMRQAFVSNTFPLQASKSTSSGYSSSSSMERTVRQPRINPDFRKSDPVIQNYLDSGSNKRLSQGNIPMKETDCTAKPYLIPSIGPRLRTSPKMLPNPTILKNRPLFPPSYQTACASSVVSNTNLSELQSCDALRNRPNPIKASICSVLTSPHHLGSSTPPNSCEILSPVRQPSVSNARALPPDHRYSNVFTSSQSMNHSPQNIPIVEPQKPYLAPSTKQSGCGYNPISGPADKTAKSSRSKPQHLIANLKKFPDPTGVRMRHGSRDDLALCGAASSSFNNRVKRNASVVISRGSLVETSLHPQSSTNWNAFKADDPTRTPSVNNHHHYLSCQQPKTSEYENWSEAPGIDLDKVAATLSVKASDSSEFMRKTLEGLHIRKRIPSNSPGNHEFNSVNFQPVGTRQQSSPSTPLKKQQQYL
- the LOC109037896 gene encoding uncharacterized protein isoform X4, whose protein sequence is MVTIKLLKASTICHDFSVRTMKLTYTNPQSQHEERTVCQFHYCAWPDHGVPPLVKPLLDMVRLVRDTQASETLPVLIHCSAGCGRTGTICAIDYVWGLLRAGKLTQDFSLFSLVRNMRKQRIAMVQTKEQYVLVHQAVRELFREQLKTIDSHPYENIDCNGMPLFKDLDPIYDFVSAPQEEKAEVNEKQDETEKNSGNSISAPLLPSKKRIPHIASKEEKEVENLSEKQRLVEQGESSCENVGSSCAENTSKHGVKTTKLKASCEKSGRDRRCSTAKQSAMSRSHSVGTVHKSGLDGKEKALTPETKRLKPARLNLTPGQLPNILAANDHQTATVHPIVSPKHSKKRSQTVIKAHSSGKSKFIAQIRRSKSMKAIRSDEWNVLTSLSSDKKHTEPNTCDIICSRECMASSSTANVLREKSLSLESIVNKGDEAPRTIGQVHEQTSRIDLLLDEQTRKFLQDCRQYLFGGKSSKIGETAVVSRVKERRNSFCQAVIKGLNENTKLSECETDILNVPKKPSLVRSYTALDMRANGSNLVKYSPIISKVFSPSKTGSSHKHSHPHSSLSNEHFSSNSASNSASLEPGIPGNSPLYQNMPVLTSNKTPSHSSPAVSPQQNDVYSNMSCKSNLLLKSGEGSVLKHEKQLSQSAVTRRNSSESISTNLLQDTNSFFSFPPSKLKISQEEISESQDALKKSPKKGKTMRQAFVSNTFPLQASKSTSSGYSSSSSMERTVRQPRINPDFRKSDPVIQNYLDSGSNKRLSQGNIPMKETDCTAKPYLIPSIGPRLRTSPKMLPNPTILKNRPLFPPSYQTACASSVVSNTNLSELQSCDALRNRPNPIKASICSVLTSPHHLGSSTPPNSCEILSPVRQPSVSNARALPPDHRYSNVFTSSQSMNHSPQNIPIVEPQKPYLAPSTKQSGCGYNPISGPADKTAKSSRSKPQHLIANLKKFPDPTGVRMRHGSRDDLALCGAASSSFNNRVKRNASVVISRGSLVETSLHPQSSTNWNAFKADDPTRTPSVNNHHHYLSCQQPKTSEYENWSEAPGIDLDKVAATLSVKASDSSEFMRKTLEGLHIRKRIPSNSPGNHEFNSVNFQPVGTRQQSSPSTPLKKQQQYL
- the LOC109037896 gene encoding uncharacterized protein isoform X3, producing MRENQERPPLRNILLNFLNHIENLEKPNDSEDSYESEFQELKLFSESLKHEEEYSCSEGEKSVNKKKNRYKDILPFNITRVILSEYAGIPGSDYINANYIKGASGSMAYIASQGPLPNTVNDFWRMVVQCEVQVIIMACNEEESGKQHKCENYWVENDSEEKQYGMVTIKLLKASTICHDFSVRTMKLTYTNPQSQHEERTVCQFHYCAWPDHGVPPLVKPLLDMVRLVRDTQASETLPVLIHCSAGCGRTGTICAIDYVWGLLRAGKLTQDFSLFSLVRNMRKQRIAMVQTKEQYVLVHQAVRELFREQLKTIDSHPYENIDCNGMPLFKDLDPIYDFVSAPQEEKAEVNEKQDETEKNSGNSISAPLLPSKKRIPHIASKEEKEVENLSEKQRLVEQGESSCENVGSSCAENTSKHGVKTTKLKASCEKSGRDRRCSTAKQSAMSRSHSVGTVHKSGLDGKEKALTPETKRLKPARLNLTPGQLPNILAANDHQTATVHPIVSPKHSKKRSQTVIKAHSSGKSKFIAQIRRSKSMKAIRSDEWNVLTSLSSDKKHTEPNTCDIICSRECMASSSTANVLREKSLSLESIVNKGDEAPRTIGQVHEQTSRIDLLLDEQTRKFLQDCRQYLFGGKSSKIGETAVVSRVKERRNSFCQAVIKGLNENTKLSECETDILNVPKKPSLVRSYTALDMRANGSNLVKYSPIISKVFSPSKTGSSHKHSHPHSSLSNEHFSSNSASNSASLEPGIPGNSPLYQNMPVLTSNKTPSHSSPAVSPQQNDVYSNMSCKSNLLLKSGEGSVLKHEKQLSQSAVTRRNSSESISTNLLQDTNSFFSFPPSKLKISQEEISESQDALKKSPKKGKTMRQAFVSNTFPLQASKSTSSGYSSSSSMERTVRQPRINPDFRKSDPVIQNYLDSGSNKRLSQGNIPMKETDCTAKPYLIPSIGPRLRTSPKMLPNPTILKNRPLFPPSYQTACASSVVSNTNLSELQSCDALRNRPNPIKASICSVLTSPHHLGSSTPPNSCEILSPVRQPSVSNARALPPDHRYSNVFTSSQSMNHSPQNIPIVEPQKPYLAPSTKQSGCGYNPISGPADKTAKSSRSKPQHLIANLKKFPDPTGVRMRHGSRDDLALCGAASSSFNNRVKRNASVVISRGSLVETSLHPQSSTNWNAFKDDPTRTPSVNNHHHYLSCQQPKTSEYENWSEAPGIDLDKVAATLSVKASDSSEFMRKTLEGLHIRKRIPSNSPGNHEFNSVNFQPVGTRQQSSPSTPLKKQQQYL
- the LOC109037896 gene encoding uncharacterized protein isoform X2, with translation MRENQERPPLRNILLNFLNHIENLEKPNDSEDSYESEFQELKLFSESLKHEEEYSCSEGEKSVNKKKNRYKDILPFNITRVILSEYAGIPGSDYINANYIKGASGSMAYIASQGPLPNTVNDFWRMVVQCEVQVIIMACNEEESGKHKCENYWVENDSEEKQYGMVTIKLLKASTICHDFSVRTMKLTYTNPQSQHEERTVCQFHYCAWPDHGVPPLVKPLLDMVRLVRDTQASETLPVLIHCSAGCGRTGTICAIDYVWGLLRAGKLTQDFSLFSLVRNMRKQRIAMVQTKEQYVLVHQAVRELFREQLKTIDSHPYENIDCNGMPLFKDLDPIYDFVSAPQEEKAEVNEKQDETEKNSGNSISAPLLPSKKRIPHIASKEEKEVENLSEKQRLVEQGESSCENVGSSCAENTSKHGVKTTKLKASCEKSGRDRRCSTAKQSAMSRSHSVGTVHKSGLDGKEKALTPETKRLKPARLNLTPGQLPNILAANDHQTATVHPIVSPKHSKKRSQTVIKAHSSGKSKFIAQIRRSKSMKAIRSDEWNVLTSLSSDKKHTEPNTCDIICSRECMASSSTANVLREKSLSLESIVNKGDEAPRTIGQVHEQTSRIDLLLDEQTRKFLQDCRQYLFGGKSSKIGETAVVSRVKERRNSFCQAVIKGLNENTKLSECETDILNVPKKPSLVRSYTALDMRANGSNLVKYSPIISKVFSPSKTGSSHKHSHPHSSLSNEHFSSNSASNSASLEPGIPGNSPLYQNMPVLTSNKTPSHSSPAVSPQQNDVYSNMSCKSNLLLKSGEGSVLKHEKQLSQSAVTRRNSSESISTNLLQDTNSFFSFPPSKLKISQEEISESQDALKKSPKKGKTMRQAFVSNTFPLQASKSTSSGYSSSSSMERTVRQPRINPDFRKSDPVIQNYLDSGSNKRLSQGNIPMKETDCTAKPYLIPSIGPRLRTSPKMLPNPTILKNRPLFPPSYQTACASSVVSNTNLSELQSCDALRNRPNPIKASICSVLTSPHHLGSSTPPNSCEILSPVRQPSVSNARALPPDHRYSNVFTSSQSMNHSPQNIPIVEPQKPYLAPSTKQSGCGYNPISGPADKTAKSSRSKPQHLIANLKKFPDPTGVRMRHGSRDDLALCGAASSSFNNRVKRNASVVISRGSLVETSLHPQSSTNWNAFKADDPTRTPSVNNHHHYLSCQQPKTSEYENWSEAPGIDLDKVAATLSVKASDSSEFMRKTLEGLHIRKRIPSNSPGNHEFNSVNFQPVGTRQQSSPSTPLKKQQQYL